One part of the Acinetobacter sp. XS-4 genome encodes these proteins:
- a CDS encoding HAD family hydrolase, translated as MFKAILFDLDQTLLDRITSLIKFIEWQVDYYQLVPQQSKKHFIARFVELDDHGSVWKDLVYSQLIKEFHIEKLDTDELLHSYITDFNKFAIAFERVPETIHYLYDQGYKLGLISNGKSPFQENNFHALGLTEFFSAITVSEAVGLRKPDPEIFKYTCNELGCTPNECIFVGDNLKADIEGAKKVGMRTIFFQPNTSVTSASVDSYIHHYDELKSAINYLSNLT; from the coding sequence ATGTTCAAAGCTATTTTATTTGATTTGGATCAAACCCTACTTGATCGGATAACCTCACTGATAAAATTTATCGAATGGCAAGTTGACTATTACCAACTCGTACCTCAGCAGAGTAAAAAACACTTCATCGCTAGGTTTGTAGAACTAGATGATCACGGCAGCGTTTGGAAAGACCTCGTTTATTCTCAATTAATCAAAGAGTTTCATATAGAAAAACTTGATACAGATGAGCTACTTCATTCTTATATAACTGATTTCAATAAATTTGCTATAGCATTTGAAAGAGTGCCTGAAACAATCCATTACTTATACGATCAAGGCTATAAATTAGGATTAATTTCAAATGGAAAATCTCCGTTTCAGGAAAACAACTTTCACGCGCTAGGACTAACCGAGTTCTTTTCAGCTATTACCGTATCTGAAGCAGTAGGTTTAAGAAAACCCGATCCAGAAATTTTTAAATATACATGCAATGAATTAGGTTGCACTCCAAACGAATGTATTTTTGTAGGAGACAACCTAAAAGCTGATATTGAGGGTGCAAAAAAAGTTGGGATGCGAACTATCTTTTTTCAACCCAATACCTCTGTGACTTCAGCTTCTGTAGATAGTTACATTCATCATTATGATGAATTGAAAAGTGCGATTAATTATTTAAGCAATCTGACTTAA
- a CDS encoding bifunctional helix-turn-helix transcriptional regulator/GNAT family N-acetyltransferase, which translates to MQLYFEGAVMIEQKIIDEIRSSSRIMVRELGFMSSTLAATDYSPSAVHSLLELENRGSLTAGQLGQILGLEKSSVSRMLVKLITAGEIREEQDKNDARLKVIQLTPKGEDTVRKINNYGEMRVIQAIEKLNSSNQLVIAQGLTAYAESLVNCRNNKDFINNNNIEIVSGYRAGMIGRIAEMHGTYYYENYNFGAFFEGKVATNLAEFSSRLYKDSNNIWLAIKNNKIVGSVAIDGEDLGNNEAHLRWFILSDDCRGQGIGKKLLKEAIHFCDQKQFSAVQLWTFSGLSAAGKLYETFGFKLMNEWEGDQWGNTMLEQQFTRVNNVN; encoded by the coding sequence ATGCAACTATATTTTGAGGGTGCAGTGATGATTGAGCAAAAAATTATTGATGAAATCCGTAGTTCATCTCGAATCATGGTTCGAGAATTAGGTTTTATGAGTTCAACCCTTGCTGCCACTGATTATTCTCCGTCAGCTGTTCATTCTTTACTTGAACTTGAAAATAGAGGTTCTCTAACAGCTGGCCAATTAGGACAAATTTTAGGTTTAGAGAAATCAAGTGTGAGCAGAATGTTGGTTAAACTCATTACGGCTGGTGAGATTAGAGAAGAACAAGATAAGAATGATGCCAGATTAAAGGTGATTCAACTCACTCCGAAAGGAGAGGATACTGTAAGAAAAATTAATAATTATGGAGAAATGCGAGTTATTCAAGCCATTGAGAAATTAAACTCTTCTAATCAACTTGTTATTGCTCAAGGTTTGACAGCCTACGCTGAATCTTTAGTAAACTGTCGAAATAATAAAGATTTTATAAATAACAATAATATTGAAATTGTGAGTGGCTACCGCGCAGGTATGATTGGCAGAATCGCAGAAATGCATGGTACTTATTATTATGAAAATTATAATTTTGGAGCTTTTTTTGAAGGAAAAGTGGCTACCAATTTAGCTGAGTTCTCTAGCCGTCTTTATAAAGACTCTAATAATATTTGGTTGGCAATAAAAAATAATAAAATTGTGGGTTCTGTTGCAATTGATGGCGAAGATTTAGGGAATAACGAGGCTCATCTTCGGTGGTTTATTTTAAGTGACGATTGTCGAGGACAAGGTATTGGCAAAAAGCTATTAAAAGAAGCAATACACTTTTGTGATCAAAAACAATTTTCTGCTGTTCAATTATGGACTTTCAGTGGCCTTAGTGCAGCAGGAAAACTTTATGAAACTTTTGGTTTTAAACTCATGAATGAATGGGAAGGAGACCAATGGGGCAACACCATGTTAGAGCAACAATTTACGCGGGTAAATAATGTAAATTAG